The Paenibacillus sp. FSL H7-0357 nucleotide sequence TTTTGCCCAGACGCCTTGGGGACGTGTCGACTCCACGGCAAATCTGCGGATATTTGCGTCCTCGTCCCGGACCCATTTCGCCAAGAGGGTGATGGCTGCCTCCAGATTGACTGAGATGTGGGCTCTTACGGCCATCCAGGCAATCTCACGCACTCCAAAATGGGAATCGGCAGCAAACGGGCGGATATGCTGCAGTATACCGGCAATATCCATATCTGGAGTGACTCCGACGACATAAGCCGCCCAACAACGGACGCTGTCGGAGCGGTGTGACGCCAGCATGGCGAACAATTGGCCACGCCCGGTCTCAGGCAACTCGCTCAGCAGGCGATGCCACTGCGCTGCAATGGCCGGAATCATCTTCATCGGCTTGTCTTCTTTAAGCTTATTTAAAGCTGGCAGCATTACCTCTGCTTCATGTGAAAGACCGGAAGTGTTCAGCACAATGGACAATAACGCCCGGTGATCCACTGCCAGCCATTCTGTCAGATTAACGCTCTCAATAAAACCTTGATTTAAGAGTTCCAGCACATTTTGCGGAATATCCGCCGCCTTCTTGGCGCCTTTGCGATTTAGGATATCTGCGGGAAGTGAAGCCGTTTCGTTCATCAAAAAAAACCTCCTCATGGGTTGCTTTCCTTAAAATACCCTGAGCAAGCGCATGGAGGATGTAATGCAGATTACAGCTTAAAGACGATCTGATATCAACTTCTCAAGTCGCTCCGGATGGATGCGGACCGTTTTAAAGCCTGTCTGGACCAGGCCGTCCCTGTTCCATTGCCGCAAGACGCCGCTTACTGCCTCACGGGTGGCTCCAACCATATTGGCGAGTTCCTGGTGAGATAAGGACAGGTTGATCCTCGATAATCCGTCCTGCTCTTCACAGCCGAATCTGCGGGACAAACGCAGCAGAATATGCGCAAGCCTAAACCGCAAATCCCCAAGTGCCAACTGCAACATCAGACTGCCCATTTCATTAAATTGGCTGCTTAACGTCTGTATCAGGTTCAACATGAAACGGGGCCGGCTCAGCAGGAACCCTTCGAAGCGGTCTTTATTCATCAGACAAATATCGCAATCATCCAGCGTGTCTACAAAGAGCTCTCTTGTCCCCAGCGAGATGCCGGCCATTTCGCCAAAAACATTTCCTTCACTCAGAATATCGAGCGTAAATTGCTTGCCGGTGCTGCTCAGCTGGTAAAGACGAACCTTGCCCTTTTTGACAAAAAACAACCCTTCTGTAAATGTCGACGGTGTCTGGATCAACGTATTCGCCGGGACTGCTGTAATGGAAGTCATCTCCTCCATCTCCATTAAGTCCTCAGTGGACAGATTATTCAGAAGATTAAACTGGGATAAATACTGGATGCTATCCATGGATCCTCCTTGGTATGTAATTGGTACTACCATACCATAATCGAGCCAAAGTTCCGACGAAACAAACTATGTAAATCACGGCTCTGCCATATAAATGAACCCCGGGCTGCATAAAAGCCCGGGGTTTATTTTGTGTCCGATAGCCACCCTCAGGTAATGGAGGCTTCGTAGATATCCTTTGTAGATTTTGCGAGCAAAGCATTGAATTCATCGTCCGATAGCTGATCGCTGAGCCCTTGCGATAAAGCGCGGGAGAAGCTGGCGATCAGTCCATGGTTATGTGCCAGCTTGTCATTGGCTTCAGCTTGGGAATAGCCTCCAGACAAAGCCACGACCCGTACCACATGCGGATCTTCAATCAAATCGCTGTAGAAATTGTCCTCAGTTGGTATGGACAGTTTTAGCATGACTTTTACATCTTTGCCAAGGGCGGATAATTGAGTGGAGAGCTCATGTTTTAAAAGCTTCTCAGCTTGTCCCTTATCTGCGCTGTGGATATCCACTTCCGGTTCGATAATCGGCACCAGACCATAACCTGCAATTTGCTTAGCGATGGTGAACTGCTGTTCGACAACTTTTTGAATGCCTTCGGGATTTGCTTCCTTAATCAGCGAGCGCATCTTGGTCCCGAAGATGTTTTTCTGCACTGCGCGCTTCAGGAGGTCATCCAATCCGGGAATAGGCTTCATGAGCTGAACCCCATTTTCAAGTTCGTCCAGGCCTTGATCGATTTTCAAAAAAGGCACAACGCCCTTCTCTTCCCAGAGATAATCGGCGGTTAATTGCCCGTCAATGAAGCGATCCATCGTGTTCTCAAAAAGAATAGCA carries:
- a CDS encoding DNA alkylation repair protein — protein: MNETASLPADILNRKGAKKAADIPQNVLELLNQGFIESVNLTEWLAVDHRALLSIVLNTSGLSHEAEVMLPALNKLKEDKPMKMIPAIAAQWHRLLSELPETGRGQLFAMLASHRSDSVRCWAAYVVGVTPDMDIAGILQHIRPFAADSHFGVREIAWMAVRAHISVNLEAAITLLAKWVRDEDANIRRFAVESTRPQGVWAKHIQALKENPAQGLPLLEPLRSDPVKYVQDSVANWLNDASKSQPDWVLQLCSDWLEGSDTKETKRITERAKRTLTRK
- a CDS encoding Crp/Fnr family transcriptional regulator, coding for MDSIQYLSQFNLLNNLSTEDLMEMEEMTSITAVPANTLIQTPSTFTEGLFFVKKGKVRLYQLSSTGKQFTLDILSEGNVFGEMAGISLGTRELFVDTLDDCDICLMNKDRFEGFLLSRPRFMLNLIQTLSSQFNEMGSLMLQLALGDLRFRLAHILLRLSRRFGCEEQDGLSRINLSLSHQELANMVGATREAVSGVLRQWNRDGLVQTGFKTVRIHPERLEKLISDRL
- a CDS encoding fructose bisphosphate aldolase is translated as MNTKQLDRIHTGKGFIAALDQSGGSTPKALLQYGIQEDRYSNEEEMFERVHEMRTRIIKSSAFDSKHILGAILFENTMDRFIDGQLTADYLWEEKGVVPFLKIDQGLDELENGVQLMKPIPGLDDLLKRAVQKNIFGTKMRSLIKEANPEGIQKVVEQQFTIAKQIAGYGLVPIIEPEVDIHSADKGQAEKLLKHELSTQLSALGKDVKVMLKLSIPTEDNFYSDLIEDPHVVRVVALSGGYSQAEANDKLAHNHGLIASFSRALSQGLSDQLSDDEFNALLAKSTKDIYEASIT